Part of the Candidatus Delongbacteria bacterium genome, CGCCAAGGTCAACGGGGCCTGGCAGGTGATCTCGATGACCTTCGGGGTCTACGAGCGCCCGATTCCCACTCCGGTCAAGAACCTGCGGCCCGCACGGGAAACCTGCGAGAAGTGTCACTGGCCCACTCTGTTCCATGGCAATCGCATCGCCAACTACACACACTACGATCAGGACTCGATCTCCACAGCCAGCTACACCACCCTGATGCTCAAGATCGGCTCGGGTGAAGTGGGCCAGGAGAGCGGCAGCCATTGGCATGTGGCCAAGTCCAACCACGTGACCTTCGCCAGCGTCAACGACGATGTCGAGGAGATTCTCTGGGTGGAGTCGCGGCAGCCCGACGGCTCGGTGCGTCGCTTCGTCAACCAGCGCATGGGCGCTGAAGAGAATGCGTCGGCCACCATCGTGCGCACCATGGACTGCATCGACTGTCACAACCGTGCGACACATGTCTTCGAGGATCCCTCCGATGCGGTGGATCTGCGCATGCGCTCCGGCCAGATCGACCGCACGCTGCCCTTTGCCAAGCGCACGGCCCTGGGAGCCCTGATGGGCAGCTATGGCGACCGCGAATCGGGCCACCGGGGCATTGACCAGCACATCCGTGCGACCTACGAACGCATGGACAGCACCCTGCTGGTCAGCCGTGCGGCGGCCATTGACAGCATGATTCTGGCCACCACCGCGATCTACGACCGCAACATCCATCCCGCGATGAACGTGCAGTGGGGCTCGTACCCCAACCACCTGGGACACCGCGACGGTGGCGGGTGTTTCCGCTGCCACAACCGTGACCTGGTGGACGAAGAGGGGCGCCAGATTTCCTACGACTGCACCCTGTGTCACTCGATTCTGGCCAATGACGAGGACCAGCCCTTCAAGTACCTCTCCACGCCCGAGGAGTACATGCCTCGGGCCACGCGCGAAATGCGTCGTTACCTGCGTGACGACTTCTGGGAAAGCGTGGAGAAGTAATCGGCCCGGGCCGCGATCCGGAAGCGAGCGGATGCCTGCATTCGACACTCTGATGCTTGAGAACGTGCGCCTGCGCCTTCGGCCCCTGCGAGCCGACGACGCCGAGGCGCTCTTCTCGCTCCATTCCGACCCGCGCGTGATGGAATACTGGAGCACGACACCCTGGACCTCGCTCGACAAGGCCCATGAGACGATTCGCGAAGACCAACGCGCCCTGCCCCTGGGCGAGCACCTTCGACTGGCCCTCGAACTGAAGAGCGCGCCCGGTCTGGTGGGCGTGTGCACCCTGTACAAGTTCTCGCTGCAGAGCCGGCGGGCCGAACTGGGCTACGCGCTCAGCCCGGCCCAACAGGGCAAGGGACTGATGCACGACGCACTGCGTCTGCTGCTGGATCACGCCTTCGGCACGCTCGGGCTCAACCGGGTGGAAGCCGACATCGATCCGCGCAATGCGGCTTCCCGCAACTGTCTGCTGAGGCTGGGATTCCGCGAGGAAGGCAGGCTGCGCGAGCGCTGGATCGTGGGGGGAGTCGTCTCGGACACCGGGCTCTACGGGCTGCTGGCCAGCGACTGGAAGGCCGCTGTCGAATCGCCTGAGCCGGCGATCGTGATCCGTGCGTTCCGCCATGCGGACACTGCCGCCCTGACCCGCCTCTGGTCGCAGACATTTACCGACGATCCTCCGCGCAATGAGCCCGGGCGCTTGATTGCCAGCAAACTGGCCCACGGCGATGAGCTGCTGCTGGTGGCGATTGAAGAAGGCCGTCTGAACGGTGCCATCATGGCCGGATGGGACGGGGTGCGGGGCTGGTTGTATCACCTGGCCGTCGCCCGCGACGCACGCCGCCGCGGCCTGGGGGGACGTCTGGTGCGCGAGGCCGAGTCCCGCCTGCTGGCCCTGGGCTGCACCAAGGTGAACCTTCAGGTACGCTCCTGCAATCGAGCAGTGGTGAGTTTCTATTGCAGCCTGGGCTACCGGGTGGAAGACCATGTCAGCATGGGCCGCGTTCTGGGGGATTGATCCCGGACGTGACACGAACGCAGCGCCTGAGTTCCTGCGCGCCGTGAAACACTGTCATGCGGCCCTTGTGCTGGTTTTCCGCCGGTCGATCCGCTACTTTCGTTTTCGCGTGAACCTGCGCCGGTTCGCCATGACACGAGTGTCCCGCGAGCGGGAAGAAAGGAACTGGAATGAGCGAAAGGCTGGCCGACTTCAACGGGCTTGAGCTGTTCTTTCTGGCCTGCGCGGTCATTGGCGGTTTCTTCGTGCTGGTCAAGCTGGTGCTGCAATTCATGGGCGGCGACAGCGACCTGGACAGCGCGGCCGATCCGGACTTCGGCATCGATGCCGACCACACCAATTCCGACGCGGGCTTCCGCGTGCTGTCGCTGCACGGACTGTCTTCCTTCTTCATGATGTTCGGGCTGGTGGGGCTGGCCTTCTCGCGTCAGAGCGGGGCAGGGCTGGGTATCACCATCGGCGGCTCAGTGCTGGCCGGTCTGGGCTCGGTCTGGATCATCGGCAAGCTCTTCCAGGGTGCCGGCAAGCTGCAGTCCAGTGGTACGCTGAATACCAAGGATGCGGTGGGCAGCGTGGGCACGGTCTATCTGGGCATTCCGGACTCCGGAGTGGGCCGTGTGACAATCAACTTTCGCAATCACCTGCGCGAATTCAACGCCATCTCGAGCGACATGCACGCACTGAAGACCGGCACGGCGATCCGTGTGGTCTCGGTGAAGGAGTCGATCCTGGTGGTGGAACCTCTCACCTGACGCCGGAGGGCTCATGTTCGATTATTGGATGCTTCCCATTGCCGCGTTCCTGGTCCTGATTGTCACGACCATCGTCTTTCTGGCGTCGCGCTACAAACGCTGCCCTTCCGACAAGATTCTCGTGGTATACGGCAAGGTGGGTGCCGGCCAGTCGGCCAACTGCATCCACGGCGGCGGCGCCTTCATCTGGCCGCTGATTCAGGACTATGCCTACATCAGCCTGACGCCCATGACCATCAGCATTCCGCTGCAGAAGGCGCTCTCGCTGCAGAACATCCGCATCAACGTGCCCTCGACCTTCACCGTGGGCATCAGCACCGAGCCGGAAGTGATGACCTCGGCCGCCGAGCGCCTGCTGCACCTGACTTCGATCCAGATCGAGGAAATGGCCAAGGAGATCATCTTCGGCCAGTTGCGTCTCACGGTGGCCTCGCTGACCATCGAGCAGATCAACCAGGACCGCGAGAGCTTTCTCGAGTCGGTGCGCAAGAATGTGTCACCCGAGCTGAACAAGATCGGTCTGACCCTGATCAACGTGAACATCACCGACATCACGGACGAGTCGGGCTACATCGACTCCATTGGCAAGAAGGCCGCCTCCGAGGCGATCAACCAGGCCAAGGTGGACGTGGCCGAACAGGAGAAACTGGGCGCCATCGGCGAGGCCGAAGCCACCCGGGTGAAGGTGATTCGCGTGGCCGAGAACGTGGCCGAGTCGGAGAAGGGCAAGAAGAAGGCCGAAGCCGACCAGCGTGTGTTCGTGCAGCAGCAGGAATCGGAAGCCACCATCGGCGAGGCGGCCGCCAACCGCGAAAAGGAAATCAAGGTTGCCGAAAATGTGGCTGAGTCGGCCAAGGGGCAGAAGAAGGCCGAGGCCGACCGCCGCGTGGTGGTGCAGCAGCAGGAAGCCCAGGCCGTGGACGGCGAGAACCGGGCCAAGGCCGACATCGCCGATGCCAATGCCGAGCTGGCCGTGAAACAGGCCATCGCCCTGCAGCGCGGCGAAGTGGCCCGCCGCGAGGCCGAGGTCGAAATCCAGAAGGCCCAGTACAAGGCCGAGCAGGAACGTCTCACGGCCGCCGAGGTGGTGCGTCAGGAGATTGACAAGCGCAAGGTCGAGATCGCGGCCGAGGCCGAAGCGGAGAAGACCCGGCGCGAGGCACGCGGCCAGGCAGACGCCATCCTGCTGAAGTACGAAGCCGAGGCCGAGGGCATCCGCAAGGTGCTGGAAAGCAAGGCCGCCGGTTACCTGAGCCTGGTCCAGGGCTGCAACGGCGACGCCAAGTCCGCGGCCACCCTGCTGATGACCGAGAAGATCGAGCAGATCGTCACACTGCAGGTGGAAGCGATCCGCAACATCAAGATCGACAAGGTCACGGTCTGGGATTCCGGCACCCATGGCGCGTCGGGTGAGTCCGGCGGCACCGCCACCTCCAACTTTCTTTCGGGCCTGATCAAGAGCCTGCCCCCGCTGCACGAGGTTGCGGGCATGGCCGGCATCGATCTGCCCAGGTATCTGGGCGAGATCCGTTCGGGCACGCAGGATGAAGGAGTGCGGGATACGCCGACAACTCCCTGATGGCCTGTGCGTGAGGGGGCGAAAGGAGGCCTGTGATGATTCCCCGCGGAGTGCTGGGTCTGCTGTTCTTTCTGGGTCTCACCTTCTGCGCGGCATGGGTTGGTGCACGCTTTCTTCCGGGGGAGTGGTACGCCGGTCTGCGCAAGCCGGTCTGGAAT contains:
- a CDS encoding NapC/NirT family cytochrome c, giving the protein MKIWIRHFLHGLSVDRLSRTGIILTTAAVVSFVLLEGATVLGMFHNAYAGLVTYMALPGMFILGLMLIPLSWFLQMRKRKQSLKALLKERFAGEALESGPFGALLIRSLLLMTVLNVVFMTFMGTQAIHYMDSAEFCGTTCHTIMGPEWAAYQYSPHARVDCVNCHIGDGLEALVRAKVNGAWQVISMTFGVYERPIPTPVKNLRPARETCEKCHWPTLFHGNRIANYTHYDQDSISTASYTTLMLKIGSGEVGQESGSHWHVAKSNHVTFASVNDDVEEILWVESRQPDGSVRRFVNQRMGAEENASATIVRTMDCIDCHNRATHVFEDPSDAVDLRMRSGQIDRTLPFAKRTALGALMGSYGDRESGHRGIDQHIRATYERMDSTLLVSRAAAIDSMILATTAIYDRNIHPAMNVQWGSYPNHLGHRDGGGCFRCHNRDLVDEEGRQISYDCTLCHSILANDEDQPFKYLSTPEEYMPRATREMRRYLRDDFWESVEK
- a CDS encoding GNAT family acetyltransferase — its product is MPAFDTLMLENVRLRLRPLRADDAEALFSLHSDPRVMEYWSTTPWTSLDKAHETIREDQRALPLGEHLRLALELKSAPGLVGVCTLYKFSLQSRRAELGYALSPAQQGKGLMHDALRLLLDHAFGTLGLNRVEADIDPRNAASRNCLLRLGFREEGRLRERWIVGGVVSDTGLYGLLASDWKAAVESPEPAIVIRAFRHADTAALTRLWSQTFTDDPPRNEPGRLIASKLAHGDELLLVAIEEGRLNGAIMAGWDGVRGWLYHLAVARDARRRGLGGRLVREAESRLLALGCTKVNLQVRSCNRAVVSFYCSLGYRVEDHVSMGRVLGD
- a CDS encoding NfeD family protein; the encoded protein is MSERLADFNGLELFFLACAVIGGFFVLVKLVLQFMGGDSDLDSAADPDFGIDADHTNSDAGFRVLSLHGLSSFFMMFGLVGLAFSRQSGAGLGITIGGSVLAGLGSVWIIGKLFQGAGKLQSSGTLNTKDAVGSVGTVYLGIPDSGVGRVTINFRNHLREFNAISSDMHALKTGTAIRVVSVKESILVVEPLT
- a CDS encoding flotillin family protein, whose protein sequence is MLPIAAFLVLIVTTIVFLASRYKRCPSDKILVVYGKVGAGQSANCIHGGGAFIWPLIQDYAYISLTPMTISIPLQKALSLQNIRINVPSTFTVGISTEPEVMTSAAERLLHLTSIQIEEMAKEIIFGQLRLTVASLTIEQINQDRESFLESVRKNVSPELNKIGLTLINVNITDITDESGYIDSIGKKAASEAINQAKVDVAEQEKLGAIGEAEATRVKVIRVAENVAESEKGKKKAEADQRVFVQQQESEATIGEAAANREKEIKVAENVAESAKGQKKAEADRRVVVQQQEAQAVDGENRAKADIADANAELAVKQAIALQRGEVARREAEVEIQKAQYKAEQERLTAAEVVRQEIDKRKVEIAAEAEAEKTRREARGQADAILLKYEAEAEGIRKVLESKAAGYLSLVQGCNGDAKSAATLLMTEKIEQIVTLQVEAIRNIKIDKVTVWDSGTHGASGESGGTATSNFLSGLIKSLPPLHEVAGMAGIDLPRYLGEIRSGTQDEGVRDTPTTP